A stretch of the Lottiidibacillus patelloidae genome encodes the following:
- the tadA gene encoding tRNA adenosine(34) deaminase TadA — protein MDNDQLFMRMAIDEAIAAGKKGEVPIGAVIVKDGEVIAKGSNLRETKQNALAHAEIIAINKACEEVGFWRLTECTLYVTLEPCQMCAGAIIQSRIDRVVFGASDPKAGCAGSLYNLLQDNRFNHYVDIESGVLEHDCSHLLKDFFKELRLKKKESKSPNDNI, from the coding sequence ATGGATAATGATCAGTTATTTATGCGTATGGCTATAGATGAAGCAATTGCTGCTGGTAAAAAGGGAGAAGTACCAATAGGTGCGGTTATTGTTAAAGATGGAGAAGTCATTGCAAAAGGGTCAAATTTAAGAGAAACAAAGCAAAACGCACTTGCTCATGCTGAAATAATTGCAATTAATAAGGCGTGTGAAGAGGTTGGGTTTTGGCGCTTAACGGAATGTACCCTTTATGTAACGTTAGAACCATGCCAAATGTGCGCAGGGGCAATTATACAATCCCGTATAGATAGAGTAGTATTTGGGGCAAGTGATCCGAAAGCAGGGTGTGCAGGATCTTTGTATAATCTATTGCAAGATAATCGTTTTAATCATTATGTAGATATAGAAAGCGGAGTTTTAGAGCATGATTGTAGCCATCTATTAAAAGACTTCTTTAAGGAATTGAGATTAAAAAAGAAAGAGTCAAAAAGTCCGAATGACAATATATAG